In the Deltaproteobacteria bacterium genome, ATAGTGGCGTAGATTTGGTGACTTGTCGGTCAGGCTCTTCACGCTGGCGATAAATTTGTCGAGTTCCTTGTGCGCGTGAAATCGGCCAATCACGCCTTGGAACACGCCGTCGGGCGCAAAGGTATTCGCCCAGCCTTGATAGTCGTTGTGGTCGATGGCGTAGTTGTAACGTGCGATGAGTTCCGCAATTGCCGCTTTATCACGTGCGATCTCGTCTTGTGTCATGGTTAGCCTCCTTGGCGCTACACTGTGACTGCGCGAGGCAAAGAATACAAGAGGTGTTGAACTCCTGTTCACCGGAGAATCTTCATTTGCCTGGCCAGTTCTCCTTGCCAACAGCACTGAAACATGGCTAAAGGAGAATGCGTTGTCTTCGCTGAAAAGGAGAGTTGCTCATGCCTCACTATGTCTATGTCGGTGTGCCGCAGTGGACGGAAACGCTGAACGCAGGACTGCTCGGTGGCCTCTTTCGCCAGACCGCCGGTGCCACCACATGGGAACACTTGACCAGTGGGTTGCCAGACAAAGTCGAAGTGCGGGTCATAGCGGTTCACCCGTCTGATCCGCAGATTGTCTATGCAGGCACCCAGTTCGGTCCATACCGCAGCCGTGATAGAGGCGAGCACTGGGAACGCCTGGCGTTTCCCGAACAAGGTGGCGTGGTGTGGACAATCGTGTTCCACCCACAGAACCCACAACTTATGTATCTCGGGGCGGCACCGCCAGCGGTGTATCGCAGTGACAACGGCGGTGAAACGTGGCAACGTTTGCCGATTGTCGCGACTGCTGGAGCAGTGCGCATGGGCTTTCCGATGCGCGTCATTCGCCTGGCGATCGATCCCCGCAATCCGCAGCATATTTATGCCGCGCTTGAGGTTGGTGGTGTCATCTGCAGTCTCGATGGAGGAGACACCTGGAGTGACTGTACGCCAGCCTTGCTCTCGCTGGCGACACAGCCGCATTTGCGCAGCCAACTCGGTAGTGACACCGACATTGAGGGTATGATGGATGCGCATGCCATCACCGTGAGTGCGACCTCTGAAAGTGCCGTGTTTCTGGCGAATCGCATGGGACTGTTTCGCAGCATCAACCAAGGAGCGAGCTGGCAGGAGTTGGAAATCTGGCGTTTCTCTCCGTTTGCTTATGGTCGCGATATTCAAGTTGCACCCGACGACCCACAGACACTCTACGCCGCGCTCAGCCCAGCCGCGATGAGTCAGGCGGGCTCGATCTATCGCAGCCAAGACTTGGGCGAGACCTGGCAACGTTTCGATCATGACGTCACACCGCGACGGACGATGATGTCGGTCAGCGTGAGTCCACGCGACCCCCGCTGTATCTACGGCGTCAATAGTATTGGACAAGTATTTGGCACCCTGGACAAGGGGGAGACATGGCGGGAATATCCCCTGCCGACGGGACTACGTAACGTCTACACAATAGCCTGTGCATAAGGAGGACATATGTCAGAACTACACGACTTCAATCAGAAGGTCATTGCTGAGTTTCGTGCCAATCAAGGGAAAGTCGGCGGCCAGATGGCCGGGATGCCAATGCTGCTGCTGACCACGACCGGCGCCAAAAGTGGCCAGTCCATCACCAAGCCCCTGGTCTACAGCAAAGATGGCGATCGTATGGTCATCATTGCTTCGTTCGCGGGTGGTCCCAAGAATCCACCCTGGTATCACAACCTGATTGCCAACCCAGAAGCAACAGTCGAAGTCGGTGCCGAACGCTTTCAGGTCAAAGCAGTGGCCACCACAGGCGCAGAACGACAACGACTCTACGACCAGCAAGCGGCACAGATGCCGATCTTCAAAGAATATCAGCAGAAGACCACGCGGCAGATTCCGGTGTTTGTATTGACGCGGATCAAATGAGCAACGGATACGGCGCCTGGCAGGTCACATGACGTCAAGGTCAGTTGAACGATTGACACCTGCACTGGCAGAGGTTTATACCACAGAGCCTCTAGTGGATAGTCCAGAAAGTTTTGATGGATAACTCAAGGGACGTCATTCCCGCGAGGGCGGGAATCCAGGCGGCTTAACGACAGGCCACTGCTGAAGTTCCCTGGATGA is a window encoding:
- a CDS encoding nitroreductase family deazaflavin-dependent oxidoreductase, producing MSELHDFNQKVIAEFRANQGKVGGQMAGMPMLLLTTTGAKSGQSITKPLVYSKDGDRMVIIASFAGGPKNPPWYHNLIANPEATVEVGAERFQVKAVATTGAERQRLYDQQAAQMPIFKEYQQKTTRQIPVFVLTRIK
- a CDS encoding nuclear transport factor 2 family protein, which codes for MTQDEIARDKAAIAELIARYNYAIDHNDYQGWANTFAPDGVFQGVIGRFHAHKELDKFIASVKSLTDKSPNLRHYVTNILPEITGHEARCTSFLLMTSTTKGGVSTIALAGEYEDRLVKINGQWLFQQRIVRADGV